One genomic segment of Fundulus heteroclitus isolate FHET01 chromosome 10, MU-UCD_Fhet_4.1, whole genome shotgun sequence includes these proteins:
- the LOC105916095 gene encoding tectonic-3 isoform X2, which yields MIFSYLRSLHLLLVLCGRLALTATDVGATSSPGSSPTYGAPFSSPTPAAGLTGATAEATLEPTLDSAVTTQLSVTGTPTPATDAPSPATVQTLVSAQACLCDLTPGFCDVGCCCDTADCDVADLAAVFTGCPRADVRGVCIEKWLMFRANVDSSFVTVTDTLFCVQAEADAPRSLPALTHFPALQDFYRFSPPGHPTIRHSRDFYRVDDVIQTFFSNSSVRGLLRQPSPGAASAFCFSRNPAKFLRSTSLSCSRTVTAASCTADPSLSASSYFSDMSLVKVPTADAVIPSDLLIPVRPLSDWPAPARLDGFCKNVVEKVEFVVGYTERGELTDAVVSVTLADVALEQLLLQTHSVQFQLATPGPAPAEPAPPVGLRHGSAVVGRFNGELQPLTSLGVSEGGACSSAPGTRSPVLFTHNTISGCTFSSASQNCTELRSQIYEILRGSGAPDVIAMNSGSKPDWTRVLTQECATDPQESCESGCTLPDSLFIQVLWARQGFIELPQNFILGAKFLFRCRTVQCPLSSPLALTAKAAFVEATVYPEPPRGSPRPRWRFPFGFFTRGGAELDGGVATSSSGAQRLSWSSVAFPLLLLAGLAAFSLQFNR from the exons ATGATTTTTAGCTACCTGCGTTCACTGCACCTCCTCCTTGTCCTCTGTGGACGCTTGGCTCTCACAGCCACAGATGTGGGGGCCACTTCATCTCCCGGCTCCAGCCCAACATATGGGGCCCCATTCAGCTCACCCACCCCGGCTGCGGGCCTCACAGGGGCCACAGCGGAGGCCACTCTGGAGCCCACTTTGGACTCGGCGGTGACCACACAGCTGTCCGTTACTGGGACCCCAACTCCGGCCACAGACGCTCCGTCTCCAGCCACCGTTCAGACCCTGGTGTCTGCTCAGG CTTGTCTCTGTGACCTGACGCCTGGTTTCTGTGACGTCGGCTGCTGCTGTGACACAGCCGATTGTGATGTTGCCGACTTAGCCGCAGTTTTCACCGGCTGTCCGCGAGCAGATGT GAGAGGAGTTTGCATTGAGAAATGGCTGATGTTCAGAGCCAACGTGGATTCTTCGTTTGTCACTGTGACGGACACCTTGTTTTGCGTCCAGGCAGAAG CTGATGCACCCCGGTCTCTTCCTGCCCTGACTCACTTTCCAGCATTACAGGATTTCTACCGTTTCTCACCTCCAGGACATCCGACCATAAGACACAGCAGAGACTTTTACAGG GTCGATGACGTTATCCAGACGTTTTTCTCCAACTCCTCTGTGCGAGGGCTCCTCCGTCAGCCATCCCCAGGGGCCGCCTCTGCCTTCTGCTTCAGCCGTAACCCTGCAA aGTTTCTGAGATCGACGTCGCTGTCTTGTAGCCGCACGGTGACCGCTGCTTCATGCACCGCCGACCCGAGCCTCAGCGCCAGCTCTTACTTCTCTGACATGAGTCTCGTGAAG GTTCCAACAGCTGACGCAGTGATACCGTCTGATCTTTTG ATCCCAGTGAGGCCGCTCTCTGATTGGCCCGCGCCAGCCCGACTGGACGGCTTCTGCAAAAATGTTGTGGAAAAG GTGGAGTTCGTCGTTGGTTACACGGAGAGGGGGGAACTGACTGATGCCGTGGTCAGCGTTACCTTGGCAGACGTGGCTCTTGAGCAGCTTTTGCTCCAGACGCACTCTGTACAGTTTCAG CTGGCCACACCCGGCCCcgctccagcagaaccagcacctCCTGTTGGACTTCGACACGGATCTGCTGTCGTCGGTCGCTTTAACGGAGAGCTGCAACCC CTGACATCGCTCGGGGTTTCAGAAGGCGGGGCGTGTTCCTCGGCTCCCGGCACACGATCGCCCGTCCTCTTCACGCACAACACCATCTCTGGCTGCACGTTCAG CTCCGCCAGTCAGAACTGCACGGAGCTGCGCTCACAGATTTATGAGATCTTACGGGGATCCGGTGCTCCCGATGTCATCGCCATGAACTCGGGCTCCAAACCGGACTGGACAAGAGTCCTAACGCAGGAATGTGCGACCGATCCACAG GAGTCGTGTGAATCGGGCTGCACCCTCCCAGATTCTCTCTTCATCCAGGTTCTGTGGGCTCGGCAGGGCTTCATCGAGCTTCCTCAGAACTTCATCCTGGGAGCCAAATTTCTCTTCCGCTGTCGGACCGTCCAG tgTCCTTTATCGTCTCCTCTCGCCCTGACGGCCAAAGCTGCGTTCGTCGAAGCCACCGTTTACCCAGAACCCCCCAGAGGGTCTCCTCGGCCTCGCTGGAGGTTTCCGTTCGGCTTCTTCACGCGGGGCGGCGCCGAGCTGGACGGCGGCGTCGCTACGAGTAGCAGCGGCGCTCAGAGGCTCTCCTGGAGTTCAGTGGCGTTCCCGCTGCTGTTGCTAGCAGGATTAGCAGCCTTCAGTTTACAGTTTAATAGGTAA
- the LOC105916095 gene encoding tectonic-3 isoform X1, with translation MIFSYLRSLHLLLVLCGRLALTATDVGATSSPGSSPTYGAPFSSPTPAAGLTGATAEATLEPTLDSAVTTQLSVTGTPTPATDAPSPATVQTLVSAQACLCDLTPGFCDVGCCCDTADCDVADLAAVFTGCPRADVRGVCIEKWLMFRANVDSSFVTVTDTLFCVQAEAADAPRSLPALTHFPALQDFYRFSPPGHPTIRHSRDFYRVDDVIQTFFSNSSVRGLLRQPSPGAASAFCFSRNPAKFLRSTSLSCSRTVTAASCTADPSLSASSYFSDMSLVKVPTADAVIPSDLLIPVRPLSDWPAPARLDGFCKNVVEKVEFVVGYTERGELTDAVVSVTLADVALEQLLLQTHSVQFQLATPGPAPAEPAPPVGLRHGSAVVGRFNGELQPLTSLGVSEGGACSSAPGTRSPVLFTHNTISGCTFSSASQNCTELRSQIYEILRGSGAPDVIAMNSGSKPDWTRVLTQECATDPQESCESGCTLPDSLFIQVLWARQGFIELPQNFILGAKFLFRCRTVQCPLSSPLALTAKAAFVEATVYPEPPRGSPRPRWRFPFGFFTRGGAELDGGVATSSSGAQRLSWSSVAFPLLLLAGLAAFSLQFNR, from the exons ATGATTTTTAGCTACCTGCGTTCACTGCACCTCCTCCTTGTCCTCTGTGGACGCTTGGCTCTCACAGCCACAGATGTGGGGGCCACTTCATCTCCCGGCTCCAGCCCAACATATGGGGCCCCATTCAGCTCACCCACCCCGGCTGCGGGCCTCACAGGGGCCACAGCGGAGGCCACTCTGGAGCCCACTTTGGACTCGGCGGTGACCACACAGCTGTCCGTTACTGGGACCCCAACTCCGGCCACAGACGCTCCGTCTCCAGCCACCGTTCAGACCCTGGTGTCTGCTCAGG CTTGTCTCTGTGACCTGACGCCTGGTTTCTGTGACGTCGGCTGCTGCTGTGACACAGCCGATTGTGATGTTGCCGACTTAGCCGCAGTTTTCACCGGCTGTCCGCGAGCAGATGT GAGAGGAGTTTGCATTGAGAAATGGCTGATGTTCAGAGCCAACGTGGATTCTTCGTTTGTCACTGTGACGGACACCTTGTTTTGCGTCCAGGCAGAAG CAGCTGATGCACCCCGGTCTCTTCCTGCCCTGACTCACTTTCCAGCATTACAGGATTTCTACCGTTTCTCACCTCCAGGACATCCGACCATAAGACACAGCAGAGACTTTTACAGG GTCGATGACGTTATCCAGACGTTTTTCTCCAACTCCTCTGTGCGAGGGCTCCTCCGTCAGCCATCCCCAGGGGCCGCCTCTGCCTTCTGCTTCAGCCGTAACCCTGCAA aGTTTCTGAGATCGACGTCGCTGTCTTGTAGCCGCACGGTGACCGCTGCTTCATGCACCGCCGACCCGAGCCTCAGCGCCAGCTCTTACTTCTCTGACATGAGTCTCGTGAAG GTTCCAACAGCTGACGCAGTGATACCGTCTGATCTTTTG ATCCCAGTGAGGCCGCTCTCTGATTGGCCCGCGCCAGCCCGACTGGACGGCTTCTGCAAAAATGTTGTGGAAAAG GTGGAGTTCGTCGTTGGTTACACGGAGAGGGGGGAACTGACTGATGCCGTGGTCAGCGTTACCTTGGCAGACGTGGCTCTTGAGCAGCTTTTGCTCCAGACGCACTCTGTACAGTTTCAG CTGGCCACACCCGGCCCcgctccagcagaaccagcacctCCTGTTGGACTTCGACACGGATCTGCTGTCGTCGGTCGCTTTAACGGAGAGCTGCAACCC CTGACATCGCTCGGGGTTTCAGAAGGCGGGGCGTGTTCCTCGGCTCCCGGCACACGATCGCCCGTCCTCTTCACGCACAACACCATCTCTGGCTGCACGTTCAG CTCCGCCAGTCAGAACTGCACGGAGCTGCGCTCACAGATTTATGAGATCTTACGGGGATCCGGTGCTCCCGATGTCATCGCCATGAACTCGGGCTCCAAACCGGACTGGACAAGAGTCCTAACGCAGGAATGTGCGACCGATCCACAG GAGTCGTGTGAATCGGGCTGCACCCTCCCAGATTCTCTCTTCATCCAGGTTCTGTGGGCTCGGCAGGGCTTCATCGAGCTTCCTCAGAACTTCATCCTGGGAGCCAAATTTCTCTTCCGCTGTCGGACCGTCCAG tgTCCTTTATCGTCTCCTCTCGCCCTGACGGCCAAAGCTGCGTTCGTCGAAGCCACCGTTTACCCAGAACCCCCCAGAGGGTCTCCTCGGCCTCGCTGGAGGTTTCCGTTCGGCTTCTTCACGCGGGGCGGCGCCGAGCTGGACGGCGGCGTCGCTACGAGTAGCAGCGGCGCTCAGAGGCTCTCCTGGAGTTCAGTGGCGTTCCCGCTGCTGTTGCTAGCAGGATTAGCAGCCTTCAGTTTACAGTTTAATAGGTAA